In the genome of Enterococcus hirae ATCC 9790, one region contains:
- a CDS encoding response regulator transcription factor yields MSNILIIEDEKNLARFVELELKHEGYNAEVHYNGRTGLDAALNNEWDAILLDLMLPELNGLEVCRRVRQVKNTPIIMMTARDSVIDRVSGLDHGADDYIVKPFAIEELLARLRALLRRIDIEGDKNVAKQTTITYRDLTIEKENRVVRRGSEVIELTKREYELLLTLMENVNVVLARDVLLNKVWGYETEVETNVVDVYIRYLRNKIDVPGEESYIQTVRGTGYVMRS; encoded by the coding sequence ATGAGTAATATTCTAATCATTGAAGATGAGAAAAACTTAGCTCGGTTTGTCGAGTTAGAATTAAAGCATGAAGGCTACAATGCAGAAGTACATTACAATGGCCGTACAGGATTAGATGCAGCGTTAAACAATGAATGGGATGCTATTTTATTAGACTTGATGTTACCAGAATTAAATGGACTAGAAGTATGCCGTCGTGTCCGTCAAGTTAAAAATACACCAATCATTATGATGACTGCTAGAGACTCAGTAATCGATCGTGTCTCAGGATTAGATCATGGTGCAGATGACTATATCGTTAAACCTTTTGCGATTGAAGAATTATTAGCTCGTTTACGTGCCTTATTACGTCGTATCGACATTGAAGGAGACAAGAATGTAGCGAAACAAACAACGATCACCTATCGTGACCTAACGATCGAAAAAGAAAATCGTGTCGTACGACGCGGCAGTGAAGTCATTGAGTTAACAAAACGTGAATATGAATTGTTACTTACTTTGATGGAAAATGTAAATGTTGTATTAGCCCGTGATGTTTTACTAAACAAAGTATGGGGATACGAAACAGAAGTCGAAACGAATGTTGTGGATGTCTATATTCGTTATCTTCGTAATAAAATTGATGTTCCTGGAGAAGAAAGTTATATCCAAACTGTCCGTGGAACAGGCTATGTGATGCGCTCGTGA
- the thiM gene encoding hydroxyethylthiazole kinase, translated as MSSFETIIQQIRACNPLVHHLTNYVTVNDCANITLAIGGSPIMADAIQEVAEITAKTDALVLNIGTLNEQTVDSMILAGKEANKHGIPVIFDPVGVGISQFRMDVTKKLLNSIHFTVIRGNYSEILCLAGIQTSAKGVDTSLVNQKKETEVINIARTLASSFHCIIVITGAIDIVSDGVRTMQVKNGCAAMRHVTGTGCMLDSLIATFCGGYSDDFFEATVSSVIAMGVAGELAFEKAKTNGTGSLRTHLIDEISKLTDQTLSERGDYIAFDD; from the coding sequence ATGTCATCATTCGAAACTATTATCCAACAAATTCGTGCATGCAATCCGTTGGTTCACCATCTAACGAACTATGTAACAGTCAATGATTGTGCCAATATTACTTTAGCTATTGGTGGTTCTCCGATAATGGCTGATGCGATTCAAGAAGTAGCAGAAATAACAGCTAAAACGGATGCACTCGTTCTCAATATAGGAACCTTGAATGAACAAACCGTTGATTCGATGATTCTTGCTGGCAAAGAAGCGAACAAGCATGGAATTCCGGTCATATTCGATCCAGTCGGTGTGGGTATTTCTCAATTTCGTATGGATGTGACTAAAAAGTTATTAAACAGTATCCATTTTACAGTCATTCGTGGAAATTATTCAGAAATCCTTTGTCTAGCAGGTATTCAAACTTCAGCTAAAGGAGTAGACACTTCGCTTGTGAATCAAAAAAAAGAAACTGAAGTCATCAATATTGCACGAACACTAGCTTCTTCTTTTCACTGTATCATCGTCATAACCGGCGCAATCGATATCGTTTCAGATGGTGTTCGAACGATGCAGGTAAAAAATGGTTGTGCTGCAATGCGCCATGTTACTGGTACTGGTTGTATGTTAGATTCCCTAATTGCTACTTTTTGTGGTGGTTATTCCGATGATTTTTTTGAAGCAACCGTAAGTAGCGTGATTGCAATGGGTGTTGCTGGTGAATTAGCTTTTGAAAAGGCAAAAACCAACGGAACAGGTAGTTTACGTACTCATTTAATAGATGAAATAAGTAAACTAACTGATCAAACCTTATCAGAACGAGGTGACTATATTGCATTCGATGATTGA
- a CDS encoding acyltransferase family protein, whose amino-acid sequence MSYCCSILFVNNAYFFRINSKREGYSKMWLRRIVRLYTIVFLLYIPFGVQLLQDTVDIQWNLWSILLALVVSFLYTGSFYHLWYFPALISSLAIVKYMFQRFRYKWIFLVCFLFFSVGSLETYSLFISNPMVISVMEKYFNIFFTTRNGLFFSPLFISIGFVLADNVHNLEKHRKLFIYGLVAACFLGGVEGIITFYNQGIDKNFMYFTIPFIFSLYGLLVISKSKIKSFENLNSYSKNIFLFHMIPIQIFNMRHVEITPINGLFRLMLGVFVPISIVLFYNKIVKQISIFYKIKM is encoded by the coding sequence TTGTCGTATTGCTGTTCCATTCTTTTTGTAAATAATGCATATTTCTTTCGGATAAATAGTAAGAGGGAAGGCTATTCGAAGATGTGGCTAAGAAGAATAGTACGTCTATATACTATAGTGTTTTTGTTGTACATTCCGTTTGGTGTTCAACTGTTACAAGATACAGTTGATATTCAGTGGAATTTATGGTCAATATTATTGGCATTGGTAGTTAGTTTCCTATATACTGGAAGCTTCTATCACTTATGGTATTTTCCTGCTTTGATAAGTTCATTAGCTATAGTTAAATATATGTTTCAAAGATTTAGATATAAATGGATTTTTCTGGTTTGCTTTTTATTTTTTTCAGTTGGTTCCCTTGAAACGTATTCCTTATTTATATCAAATCCAATGGTCATATCAGTTATGGAAAAATACTTTAATATTTTTTTTACTACAAGAAATGGGTTATTCTTTAGTCCACTCTTTATTTCCATAGGATTTGTTTTGGCTGATAATGTACATAATTTAGAAAAGCATCGAAAGTTATTCATATATGGACTAGTCGCTGCGTGTTTTTTAGGAGGAGTCGAAGGGATAATCACATTTTATAATCAAGGAATCGATAAGAATTTTATGTATTTCACAATCCCTTTTATTTTTAGTTTGTATGGACTGTTGGTTATTTCTAAAAGTAAAATCAAAAGTTTTGAAAATTTAAATTCCTATAGTAAGAATATATTCTTGTTTCATATGATACCTATTCAAATCTTTAATATGAGGCATGTCGAAATAACACCTATAAATGGATTATTCCGCTTGATGTTAGGTGTGTTTGTTCCAATAAGCATTGTTTTATTTTACAATAAAATTGTGAAACAAATATCAATTTTTTACAAAATTAAAATGTGA
- a CDS encoding LysR family transcriptional regulator: MNTRDIEYYVQIVKQKNFTKVAKYFQVSQPTITYALKRLEKELDAVLITRDRSHHELVITPAGKQLFIHAQSILQEIKMAKAEITQLQKKKLRFGMPPIIGNEYFPKLSSYFIKSQLMDQIEITDGGSRDLYGMIHQGRIDLAILGSTQPIIDQKLEIELLLDKRFMIVVAPTHPFADRQTISFSDLIAEQFVLLNEHYVHPAAFKKLAKQAHIEPKVVYQSNDLAILKSMIRENIGIGFLTEIAIHPEDHLVSIPLSDQLQPHFLISLAKRTQQIPTPLQENVVEVIQQFMKTQKKNKS, translated from the coding sequence ATGAACACACGAGATATCGAATATTATGTTCAAATCGTCAAGCAAAAGAATTTTACCAAGGTAGCCAAGTACTTTCAAGTTAGTCAACCGACGATCACTTACGCACTTAAGCGCCTGGAAAAAGAACTTGACGCAGTTCTTATCACGAGAGATCGTTCACACCACGAATTAGTGATTACCCCTGCTGGCAAACAGTTATTTATCCATGCACAATCTATCTTGCAAGAGATCAAGATGGCAAAAGCAGAGATTACGCAATTACAGAAAAAGAAATTACGATTTGGAATGCCACCAATCATTGGCAATGAATATTTTCCGAAATTATCCAGTTATTTTATTAAATCTCAGCTAATGGACCAAATTGAGATTACAGATGGTGGCTCGAGAGATTTGTATGGCATGATCCACCAAGGAAGAATCGATTTAGCGATCCTGGGCTCCACCCAACCAATTATCGATCAAAAATTAGAGATCGAATTACTTTTAGACAAGCGATTCATGATTGTCGTTGCTCCTACTCATCCTTTCGCTGACCGACAAACGATTTCTTTTAGCGACCTAATAGCTGAACAATTCGTTTTATTGAACGAGCATTACGTTCATCCTGCAGCTTTTAAAAAGTTAGCTAAACAGGCACATATTGAACCTAAAGTTGTTTACCAAAGCAATGACTTAGCCATATTGAAAAGCATGATTCGAGAAAATATCGGGATCGGTTTTTTAACTGAAATTGCTATTCACCCTGAAGATCATCTCGTATCGATCCCACTTTCCGATCAGCTTCAGCCGCACTTTCTGATTTCACTCGCTAAGCGTACTCAGCAAATCCCGACTCCTTTACAAGAAAATGTGGTTGAGGTCATCCAACAATTTATGAAAACTCAAAAGAAGAACAAATCTTAA
- the rpmF gene encoding 50S ribosomal protein L32 yields MAVPARRTSKAKKAKRRTHYKLTIKGLNECANCGEMKKSHHVCANCGYYDGKDVMSKEA; encoded by the coding sequence ATGGCAGTACCAGCTAGAAGAACATCAAAAGCTAAAAAAGCAAAACGTCGTACACACTACAAATTGACAATCAAAGGTTTAAACGAATGTGCAAACTGTGGTGAAATGAAAAAAAGCCATCACGTATGTGCAAATTGTGGTTACTACGATGGTAAGGACGTAATGTCTAAAGAAGCTTAA
- a CDS encoding HAMP domain-containing sensor histidine kinase, with the protein MIKPKNSEKRELKGPSLTIKWAFASSFFIFVVFTIFAVITYKSSINLIVAKERNNDERTISEVASRLANANEELTLVNTYRNLTNAENNTSISDTSIIEGNLMKIDSFISELGQSSMDLYVYNLDEKLIFKTHEKDRSLIQTTRKVPTIVTLDGKTGFLSVQPIYSKETREKIGYAQSFYELSSFYDIRNKLLLTLIVLEVVSLILSIILGFFLSSYFLKPLKVLRDTMDTIRKDPQSDIHMPEIDTNDEIADLAEIFNEMLDRMRLYIEQQEQFVEDVSHELRTPVAIIEGHLSLLNRWGKDDPEIFEESLAASMQEISRMKSLVQEMLDLSRAEQVDMHYANETTLAKEVTYQVYNNFKILYPDYVITLDDDLAKEVTLQIYRNHFEQLIIIILDNAVKYSTNRKEVHISISSTLSEFEIAIQDFGEGIPQEDLNKIFNRFYRVDKARARTKGGNGLGLSIAKQLVENYKGRINAESVVGQGTIFRIFIPIVKEENK; encoded by the coding sequence GTGATAAAACCGAAAAATTCTGAAAAAAGAGAACTTAAAGGTCCCTCCTTGACAATCAAGTGGGCCTTTGCAAGTTCTTTCTTTATATTCGTTGTTTTTACCATTTTTGCGGTCATTACGTATAAGTCTTCAATCAATCTAATCGTGGCAAAAGAGCGAAACAATGACGAACGAACGATCTCAGAAGTCGCTTCACGATTAGCCAATGCAAATGAAGAGCTGACATTAGTCAACACTTACCGCAACTTAACAAATGCAGAAAATAATACGAGCATCAGTGACACATCAATCATTGAAGGGAATTTGATGAAAATCGATTCGTTCATTTCCGAATTAGGACAATCTTCAATGGATCTATATGTCTATAACTTAGATGAAAAATTAATTTTTAAAACGCATGAAAAAGATCGTTCATTGATCCAAACAACTAGAAAAGTGCCAACGATCGTTACGTTAGATGGCAAAACTGGTTTTCTTTCTGTCCAGCCGATCTATTCTAAAGAAACGAGAGAAAAGATTGGTTATGCTCAAAGTTTTTATGAACTTTCATCTTTTTATGATATTCGGAACAAGTTATTATTGACACTCATCGTATTAGAAGTTGTTTCCTTGATTTTAAGTATTATACTCGGGTTTTTCTTATCCTCTTATTTCTTAAAACCATTAAAGGTCTTACGAGACACGATGGATACGATTCGTAAAGACCCACAATCAGATATTCATATGCCGGAAATCGATACGAATGATGAAATAGCTGATCTTGCTGAAATCTTCAATGAGATGCTTGATCGCATGCGTCTTTATATTGAACAGCAAGAACAATTTGTGGAAGATGTTTCTCATGAATTAAGAACTCCAGTAGCAATCATTGAGGGACACTTGAGTTTATTGAACCGTTGGGGGAAAGATGATCCTGAAATCTTTGAAGAATCATTAGCTGCAAGTATGCAGGAAATTAGCCGAATGAAGAGTTTGGTTCAGGAAATGCTTGATCTTTCCAGAGCAGAACAAGTGGATATGCATTATGCGAATGAAACGACATTAGCGAAAGAAGTCACTTACCAGGTTTACAATAACTTCAAAATACTATATCCAGATTATGTCATTACTTTAGATGACGATTTAGCAAAAGAAGTGACTCTGCAAATTTATCGTAACCACTTTGAACAGCTAATCATTATTATTTTGGATAATGCAGTGAAGTATTCAACCAATCGAAAAGAAGTGCATATTTCGATTTCTTCTACATTGAGCGAATTTGAAATTGCGATTCAAGACTTTGGAGAAGGCATACCACAAGAAGACCTTAATAAGATTTTTAATCGCTTTTATCGTGTCGACAAAGCCAGAGCACGAACAAAAGGTGGTAATGGGTTAGGGTTATCCATTGCCAAGCAATTGGTTGAAAATTATAAAGGAAGAATCAATGCAGAAAGTGTCGTTGGGCAGGGTACCATTTTTAGGATCTTTATTCCGATTGTAAAAGAAGAAAACAAGTAA
- a CDS encoding YceD family protein, protein MKWSLLELRKYQETPLTFHETLDLKAELMERDNLILDVAPVAVQGLVSVDKKGYLVHYTVQTTLTVPSTRSLEPVELPMDFTVDELFMTKEQYQLRDDQLSAEEILLIEDAKLDLTESIEDNILLAIPMRVLTEEEELATDLPKGTDWEVVSEEEYERRKSEDAKTKVDPRLAKLSELFDEPSNEDDKA, encoded by the coding sequence ATGAAATGGTCCTTACTCGAATTGAGAAAATACCAAGAGACACCGTTAACATTTCATGAGACCCTTGATCTTAAAGCGGAACTCATGGAGCGAGACAATTTAATACTAGATGTTGCGCCTGTTGCAGTCCAAGGGTTAGTCTCAGTTGATAAAAAAGGCTATCTGGTTCATTACACTGTGCAGACGACTCTGACTGTTCCATCTACGCGTTCTTTAGAACCGGTTGAATTACCGATGGACTTTACTGTTGACGAATTGTTTATGACAAAAGAACAATATCAACTCAGAGATGACCAATTGTCTGCAGAAGAGATTTTGTTAATCGAAGATGCAAAACTTGACCTGACAGAATCAATTGAAGACAACATTTTATTGGCAATTCCGATGCGCGTATTAACAGAGGAAGAAGAACTAGCAACTGACCTGCCAAAAGGAACAGATTGGGAAGTCGTTTCCGAAGAAGAATATGAGCGTAGAAAATCAGAAGATGCCAAGACAAAAGTAGATCCTCGTCTTGCAAAATTATCGGAACTTTTTGATGAACCATCAAATGAAGATGATAAAGCGTAA
- the tenA gene encoding thiaminase II encodes MSFSKNLKIEAYDSWEKGFNHPFIQELGKGILAKKTFQFYLLQDYLYLFEYAKVFALAATKSDNEHQLFHFVEAQYSILATELDLHRQYMLDYAIEKEEFNTVQPSFYNRSYTTNMLAIGHSGGVAEIIAAILPCAWTYYDYASRLKKRYQSSLEKNPYRSWIDLYADPSFEKSFEWMFDLLDELAEMKSAKEQQKVKQIFISSLEFEYLFWEMSYYEEMNLIPLSE; translated from the coding sequence ATGTCATTTTCAAAAAATTTAAAAATCGAAGCTTATGACAGCTGGGAAAAAGGATTTAATCATCCATTTATTCAAGAATTAGGAAAAGGTATTCTTGCTAAAAAGACATTTCAATTTTATTTACTACAAGATTACTTGTATTTATTTGAATATGCTAAAGTATTCGCATTAGCTGCCACCAAATCAGACAATGAACATCAATTGTTTCATTTTGTGGAAGCACAATACAGTATTCTAGCAACAGAACTTGACTTACATCGCCAATATATGTTGGATTATGCTATTGAAAAAGAAGAATTTAACACCGTACAACCTTCTTTTTACAATCGCTCTTATACAACAAATATGCTAGCGATCGGCCATAGTGGAGGTGTAGCTGAAATCATCGCAGCTATCCTTCCCTGCGCTTGGACCTATTACGATTATGCGAGTCGTTTAAAAAAACGATATCAATCGAGTTTAGAAAAGAACCCCTATCGCTCCTGGATTGATTTATATGCAGATCCTAGTTTTGAAAAATCATTTGAGTGGATGTTTGACCTGTTGGATGAATTAGCCGAAATGAAAAGTGCGAAGGAACAACAAAAAGTAAAACAAATTTTTATTTCCAGTTTGGAATTTGAATATCTTTTTTGGGAAATGTCTTATTATGAAGAAATGAATCTGATTCCATTATCAGAATAA
- the thiE gene encoding thiamine phosphate synthase, translating into MHSMIDYRLYLVTDPLLFTTNTLLEAVSQALEGGITAVQLREKQLDSRKFYEEAIQIKRLTKRYNVPLIINDRLDIALACDADGLHIGQNDLPLTIARKHLGPDKLIGVSVQTVEEAIEAEKNGADYLGVGAMFPTDTKPDAMHVTTEELEKICAQISLPIIVIGGINQQTIPAFHSLPIQGFAVVSAILSKKDIKKASQELLGLIDQTIGR; encoded by the coding sequence TTGCATTCGATGATTGATTACCGGCTCTACCTAGTAACAGATCCACTCTTGTTCACTACCAATACACTGCTAGAAGCTGTCTCACAAGCACTTGAAGGAGGCATTACTGCTGTCCAACTCCGAGAAAAACAGTTAGATTCTAGAAAGTTTTACGAAGAAGCCATACAGATAAAGCGATTAACCAAAAGATATAACGTTCCCTTGATCATCAATGACCGCCTTGATATTGCTCTGGCATGTGATGCAGACGGTCTCCATATAGGTCAAAATGACTTACCCTTAACTATAGCTCGTAAGCATCTTGGACCAGATAAACTAATCGGTGTTTCAGTACAAACGGTTGAAGAAGCCATCGAAGCAGAAAAAAATGGTGCGGATTATCTAGGAGTCGGTGCAATGTTTCCTACAGATACCAAACCAGATGCAATGCATGTCACAACTGAAGAATTAGAAAAAATCTGTGCGCAAATCTCGCTTCCAATCATTGTGATCGGTGGAATCAATCAGCAAACAATCCCAGCTTTTCACTCACTTCCCATTCAAGGTTTTGCTGTCGTATCTGCTATTTTGTCAAAAAAAGATATCAAAAAAGCCAGTCAGGAACTTTTAGGATTGATTGATCAGACGATTGGGAGGTAA
- the yqeK gene encoding bis(5'-nucleosyl)-tetraphosphatase (symmetrical) YqeK, with translation MKNIIEYKIPFSSKNIEIQVREFLNYYEKDKTVFHSYEVANKAKELAEKFNVPKDKAYLAGLLHDISVIIPDDERIELQKSLGEEVLKEEEKLPMILHQKQSVCIAKELFNIKDREILSAIECHTTLKKNASSLDKVVFIADKIKWDRDHSAPYLKQLNKALDISLDQGCKTYIEWALTDIFVLHPWLKDAMCDLGM, from the coding sequence ATGAAGAACATTATTGAGTATAAGATACCCTTTAGTTCTAAAAATATTGAAATACAAGTCAGAGAATTTTTGAATTATTATGAGAAAGATAAAACTGTCTTTCACTCGTATGAAGTAGCCAACAAGGCGAAAGAACTTGCAGAAAAGTTTAACGTACCAAAAGATAAAGCCTATCTTGCTGGTTTGTTACATGATATTAGCGTAATCATTCCTGATGATGAAAGGATAGAACTACAAAAGAGTTTAGGGGAGGAAGTTCTAAAAGAAGAAGAGAAACTACCTATGATTCTCCACCAAAAACAATCAGTATGTATAGCAAAAGAACTATTCAATATAAAGGATAGAGAAATATTATCAGCTATTGAATGTCATACAACGCTTAAAAAAAATGCTTCTAGTTTAGATAAAGTTGTTTTCATTGCAGATAAGATTAAATGGGATAGAGACCATAGTGCTCCTTATTTAAAACAATTGAACAAAGCTTTAGACATCTCTTTAGATCAAGGGTGTAAAACCTATATTGAGTGGGCTTTAACGGATATTTTCGTTTTACATCCTTGGCTAAAAGACGCAATGTGTGACTTAGGAATGTGA
- the gndA gene encoding NADP-dependent phosphogluconate dehydrogenase: MSKQQIGVVGMAVMGKNLALNIESRGYSVALFNRTGSKTTAVVEEHPDKKFKATYSIEEFVDSIEKPRRILLMVKAGPATDATIQELLPHLDKGDILIDGGNTFFKDTIRRNEELANSGINFIGTGVSGGEEGALKGPSIMPGGQKEAYELVAPILEQISAKAEDGAPCVTYIGPNGAGHYVKMVHNGIEYGDMQLIAESYDLMKNILGLSVEEMADIFKEWNQGELDSYLIEITADILTRKDDEGTGKPIVDVIMDAAGNKGTGKWTSQSALDLGVPLPLITESVFARYISAYKDERVRASKVLTRTNEFSFTGDKKELIEKIREALYFSKIMSYAQGFAQLRVASKEYGWDLPFGEIAKIWRAGCIIRARFLQKITDAYDKDSDIENLLLDDYFVDITNKYQQAVRDVVALAVQAGVPVPTFSSAIAYFDSYRAERLPANIIQAQRDYFGAHTYERVDKEGIFHYSWYHEE, translated from the coding sequence ATGTCAAAACAACAAATCGGCGTTGTCGGTATGGCCGTAATGGGTAAAAACTTAGCCCTTAATATTGAAAGTCGTGGGTATTCAGTTGCCCTCTTTAACCGTACTGGATCAAAGACAACTGCTGTGGTGGAAGAACACCCAGACAAAAAATTTAAAGCAACTTATTCAATCGAAGAATTTGTCGATTCGATCGAAAAACCACGTCGAATCCTTCTAATGGTAAAGGCTGGTCCGGCAACGGATGCAACCATCCAAGAATTACTTCCGCATTTAGATAAAGGAGATATTTTAATCGATGGAGGAAATACTTTCTTCAAAGACACGATTCGTCGGAATGAAGAACTAGCTAACTCTGGTATCAACTTTATCGGCACAGGTGTATCAGGTGGGGAAGAAGGAGCCTTAAAAGGACCTTCAATCATGCCTGGAGGGCAAAAAGAAGCCTATGAATTGGTTGCGCCAATCTTAGAGCAAATCTCTGCTAAAGCAGAAGACGGGGCCCCTTGTGTGACTTACATCGGTCCTAATGGTGCTGGTCATTATGTCAAAATGGTTCATAACGGCATCGAATATGGCGATATGCAATTGATTGCAGAATCCTATGACTTGATGAAAAACATTTTAGGCTTATCAGTTGAAGAGATGGCTGACATCTTTAAAGAATGGAATCAAGGTGAGTTAGATAGTTACTTGATTGAGATCACTGCAGATATTCTAACAAGAAAAGATGATGAAGGAACTGGTAAACCAATCGTTGACGTCATCATGGACGCTGCTGGTAACAAAGGAACAGGGAAATGGACGAGCCAAAGTGCGTTAGACCTAGGTGTTCCTTTACCATTGATCACAGAATCAGTTTTTGCCCGCTACATTTCAGCATACAAAGATGAACGTGTCCGAGCAAGCAAAGTGCTAACCCGCACGAATGAGTTTTCATTTACTGGAGATAAAAAAGAGTTAATCGAAAAAATCCGTGAAGCATTGTACTTCAGCAAAATTATGAGTTATGCACAAGGTTTTGCTCAATTACGTGTTGCTTCTAAAGAATATGGTTGGGATCTGCCATTTGGTGAAATTGCTAAGATCTGGCGCGCTGGGTGTATCATTCGTGCTCGTTTCTTACAAAAAATCACTGATGCGTATGACAAGGATTCTGATATCGAAAATCTTTTATTAGATGATTATTTTGTCGACATCACCAATAAATACCAACAAGCAGTAAGAGATGTAGTCGCACTAGCTGTCCAAGCAGGCGTTCCAGTACCAACTTTTTCTTCTGCGATTGCTTATTTCGATTCTTATAGAGCAGAACGCTTACCGGCAAATATTATCCAAGCGCAACGTGATTATTTTGGTGCGCACACCTATGAACGGGTAGATAAAGAAGGAATCTTCCATTATTCATGGTATCATGAAGAGTAA